The following proteins are co-located in the Dyadobacter chenwenxiniae genome:
- a CDS encoding gluconate:H+ symporter has protein sequence MPLLLTFIAILTLIALIAWLKIDTFISFLLVSIGLGLASGLDVETVSKAIQKGVGGTLGDLVLIVGFGAMLGKMVADSGAAQRITDALIGLFGKKYIQWGMALAGFVIGIPLFYNAGFVIVIPLIFMISATARLPLLYVGVPMLSALSVAHGYLPPHPSPAAIASQLNADLGRTLLYGIIVSIPAIAVAGPLFGSTLKRFQPKPDEDLFNVKPRPTAELPGLGISVVTALLPVFLLTSMSGIKRIYPDNKIIGLLAEPYFGMLISVLFAAYVLGIRRGMNMKSVSKSMEEAFKGVSVILLIIAGAGVFKEIMTASGVSTFIAESLKGVDISPLLLSWGIAAIIRVCVGSATVAGLTTVGILSPLLVTSNVSPELLVLSIGSGSLMFSHLNDGGFWLFKEYFNLSIKDTLLTWSVMETIVSVMGLLGVLVLNLFV, from the coding sequence ATGCCCTTATTACTGACTTTTATTGCCATACTCACCCTGATTGCACTCATTGCGTGGCTTAAAATTGACACTTTCATTTCGTTTTTACTCGTTTCGATCGGATTGGGCCTCGCTAGCGGTCTCGATGTTGAAACTGTAAGCAAGGCCATTCAGAAAGGCGTTGGCGGAACATTGGGCGATCTCGTTTTGATCGTAGGTTTCGGCGCGATGCTCGGAAAGATGGTTGCAGACAGCGGCGCGGCGCAGCGGATCACCGATGCGCTTATAGGACTTTTCGGGAAAAAATACATTCAATGGGGAATGGCGCTGGCTGGTTTTGTGATCGGAATCCCCCTTTTTTACAATGCCGGTTTTGTGATCGTCATTCCTTTGATTTTCATGATTAGCGCCACTGCGCGTCTCCCATTATTATATGTAGGGGTTCCGATGCTGTCCGCCTTGTCGGTGGCACATGGATATCTGCCGCCTCACCCCTCGCCTGCCGCTATCGCCAGCCAGTTAAATGCAGATCTGGGAAGAACATTATTATATGGGATCATTGTTTCCATTCCCGCAATCGCCGTGGCCGGACCGCTTTTTGGCAGCACGCTCAAACGTTTTCAGCCCAAACCCGACGAAGATCTTTTCAATGTTAAACCACGTCCTACTGCTGAATTACCGGGGCTGGGAATCAGCGTTGTTACCGCATTATTGCCTGTCTTTTTATTGACATCCATGTCTGGTATAAAACGCATTTACCCTGACAATAAGATCATTGGCTTGCTGGCTGAGCCTTATTTCGGCATGCTGATCTCCGTTTTATTTGCTGCCTATGTTTTGGGAATCCGTCGCGGGATGAATATGAAAAGTGTGAGCAAATCTATGGAGGAAGCATTCAAAGGCGTTTCCGTGATTTTGCTGATCATTGCCGGAGCCGGTGTTTTCAAAGAGATCATGACCGCCAGCGGCGTGAGTACATTCATTGCCGAAAGTTTGAAAGGCGTTGACATTTCACCGCTATTATTAAGCTGGGGTATTGCTGCAATAATCCGTGTTTGTGTAGGTTCGGCAACGGTTGCAGGACTCACGACCGTAGGGATTCTCTCACCGCTTCTGGTCACTTCAAACGTCTCTCCCGAACTGCTCGTATTGTCCATAGGTTCAGGCAGTTTAATGTTCTCGCACTTAAACGACGGAGGCTTCTGGCTCTTCAAAGAATACTTCAATCTAAGCATCAAAGACACGCTCTTGACCTGGTCGGTTATGGAAACAATTGTGTCTGTAATGGGATTACTGGGCGTTTTAGTGCTAAATTTGTTCGTGTAG
- a CDS encoding tetratricopeptide repeat protein produces the protein MKKLFLVSALSFFSISAFAQDDAANKLVVDQFRKDKEKSDKDVSDPKSSAKASFWMERAKLYENIALQGSEVDSSAAKTSLEAYKKVVELDKTKKGEPGKSAKEAENVLAGGEGSQLFNAFVKQGAEKYQAKNLAGALEMFTAAQEINKKDTLASLYGGIAAQQLDKKDVAKEQFEKYAANGGKDPSVFYGLAQLYREEKNFDKAIEALNKGLAQAPNNKDLKAEVVNILLASGNESKAISELEALAQADPKNIQNVVNLAILYDNMQRTAADSVKQMSAKMGSGSKSAASLTKNLEAEKGKIEVFDGEVKRIGALIKKQPKNADLKRQLADVNTKKKETLATIATMEGEVKAATEAAASSASSGSEQKLNELKAKQKAASDKAIANYKKALEIDGTNYDALYNLGVYYFNEAVQLKGEVDNMNMTEYQQRGKEVEGRVCGKFKKAKPYFEKAIQAKDEAEAKENLTTVNGVLEQFAGKGVACVEE, from the coding sequence ATGAAAAAACTGTTTTTAGTTTCTGCACTTAGCTTTTTCAGTATCTCTGCGTTCGCGCAGGACGATGCTGCGAATAAGCTTGTGGTAGATCAGTTTCGTAAGGATAAAGAGAAAAGCGATAAAGACGTAAGTGATCCAAAGAGTAGCGCAAAGGCTTCATTCTGGATGGAAAGAGCAAAATTGTATGAAAACATTGCTTTGCAAGGTTCGGAAGTAGATTCCAGCGCCGCCAAAACGTCTTTGGAAGCTTACAAGAAGGTTGTGGAGCTAGACAAAACCAAGAAAGGGGAACCAGGTAAATCTGCCAAAGAAGCCGAAAACGTACTGGCAGGAGGAGAAGGTTCGCAACTTTTTAATGCATTTGTAAAGCAAGGAGCTGAGAAATATCAGGCAAAGAACCTGGCCGGCGCACTTGAAATGTTCACAGCAGCGCAAGAGATCAACAAGAAAGATACACTTGCCTCTCTTTACGGCGGAATTGCTGCACAACAGCTTGATAAAAAGGATGTTGCAAAAGAGCAATTTGAGAAATATGCAGCTAATGGTGGTAAAGATCCAAGTGTGTTTTACGGCTTGGCTCAGTTATACCGTGAAGAGAAGAATTTCGATAAGGCAATTGAGGCTTTGAATAAGGGTTTGGCTCAGGCACCTAACAACAAAGACCTTAAAGCAGAAGTTGTTAATATTCTTTTAGCGTCTGGTAACGAATCGAAAGCAATCAGTGAGCTGGAAGCATTGGCCCAGGCTGACCCGAAGAATATTCAAAATGTGGTTAACCTTGCCATTTTATATGACAACATGCAAAGAACCGCAGCGGATAGTGTTAAGCAAATGAGTGCTAAAATGGGATCTGGAAGCAAGTCTGCTGCCAGCCTTACCAAAAACCTGGAAGCGGAAAAAGGAAAGATCGAAGTGTTTGATGGTGAAGTGAAGCGCATCGGTGCGTTGATCAAAAAGCAACCAAAAAATGCAGATCTGAAACGCCAGCTTGCTGATGTAAATACAAAAAAGAAAGAAACATTGGCGACCATCGCAACGATGGAAGGCGAAGTGAAAGCCGCGACAGAAGCAGCCGCAAGCAGTGCATCATCTGGTTCAGAGCAAAAACTGAACGAGTTGAAAGCGAAGCAAAAAGCTGCGAGCGACAAAGCAATTGCTAATTACAAAAAAGCTTTGGAAATCGATGGGACAAATTACGATGCACTGTATAACCTGGGTGTTTACTATTTCAACGAAGCCGTACAATTAAAAGGCGAAGTGGATAACATGAACATGACAGAATATCAGCAACGTGGTAAAGAAGTTGAAGGTCGCGTTTGTGGAAAGTTCAAAAAGGCAAAGCCATACTTTGAAAAAGCAATTCAGGCAAAAGACGAAGCGGAAGCTAAGGAAAACTTAACTACTGTTAACGGAGTCCTTGAACAATTCGCTGGAAAAGGAGTTGCTTGTGTTGAAGAGTAG
- the gyrA gene encoding DNA gyrase subunit A, with protein MAESSGENIIPINIEDEMRGAYIDYSMSVIISRALPDVRDGLKPVHRRVLYGMSDLGVNYNRSHKKSARIVGEVLGKYHPHGDSSVYNTMVRMAQPWSLRYPLVDGQGNFGSVDGDNPAAMRYTEARLKRLADELLSDLGKDTVDFQPNFDDSLSEPSVLPAKFPNLLVNGSSGIAVGMATNMAPHNLSEVIDGVLAYIDNNEITIPELMEHVKAPDFPTGGIIYGYQGVKSAFETGRGSIIMRSKAQFEVSKTGREQIIITEIPYMTNKAAMIERIAGLINDKKLDGISDIRDESDRDGMRIVFDLKKDAVPNIVLNHLFKYTPLQSSFGVNNVALVKGRPVTLNLKDLIKHYVDHRIVVITRRTEYELREAEKRAHILQGLLIALDNLDAVITLIRNARDPEIAKTGLMESFELSEIQAKAILELRLQRLTGLERDKIVKEYEEIMVLITDLKDILANESRKFDIIRTELGEIKDRYGDERRTKIEFSAEEFSDEDMIPDDEMLITISNEGYIKRTPLAEYRTQTRGGVGSRGVKTKDTDFTEHLFSATMLNYLLIFTEYGKLFWMKVYEVPEGSKQSKGRPIQNLISLENGDSIRSVINVRTLADADYINNNYLIMCTQQGTIKKTLLEAYSRPRTNGIIAISINEGDRLLNVALTNGDNDIVIASSAGRAVRFNEKGVRPMGRTAAGVRGINLNDADNKVIGMVCINREDAQLLVVSENGFGKRSAIDSYRITKRGGKGVSTMNATDKVGKLVAIREVTEQDDLMIITRNGIAIRMSVLDIRLAGRNTQGVKLIRLNNSDEITSVTRILKDPDEKAEELDENGNIIPSAVVEGTSDMIIVSADEQAEELDDEDDVIEDDDEEDDENDPSDEPEA; from the coding sequence ATGGCAGAATCTTCTGGTGAAAACATTATCCCCATTAATATTGAGGATGAAATGCGTGGAGCATACATCGATTACTCGATGTCAGTCATTATTTCCCGCGCTTTACCCGACGTTCGCGATGGTTTGAAACCGGTTCACAGGCGTGTGTTGTACGGGATGTCGGATTTGGGTGTTAATTACAATCGCTCACACAAGAAATCGGCTCGTATAGTAGGGGAGGTTTTAGGTAAATATCACCCGCACGGTGATTCATCTGTTTATAATACAATGGTGCGTATGGCCCAGCCCTGGTCCTTGCGTTACCCTTTGGTCGACGGCCAGGGAAACTTTGGTTCGGTGGATGGAGACAACCCGGCGGCAATGCGTTATACAGAGGCAAGGCTGAAAAGACTTGCTGATGAATTATTAAGTGACCTTGGAAAAGATACGGTTGATTTTCAACCGAACTTCGATGATTCACTTTCCGAACCGTCTGTTCTTCCCGCGAAATTTCCGAATTTATTGGTAAATGGTTCCTCCGGTATTGCGGTGGGGATGGCCACCAATATGGCGCCCCACAATTTGTCGGAAGTGATCGACGGCGTTCTGGCCTACATTGACAATAACGAAATTACCATTCCGGAATTAATGGAGCATGTAAAGGCGCCGGATTTTCCAACAGGAGGGATTATATATGGTTACCAGGGCGTAAAGTCAGCTTTTGAAACCGGCCGCGGGAGCATTATTATGCGCTCCAAAGCGCAATTTGAAGTTTCAAAAACAGGTAGGGAGCAAATCATTATTACTGAGATTCCCTACATGACCAATAAAGCGGCGATGATTGAACGCATCGCTGGCCTTATTAACGACAAGAAACTGGACGGAATTTCGGATATCCGTGATGAATCCGACCGTGACGGGATGCGTATCGTTTTTGATCTTAAAAAAGATGCAGTTCCTAATATTGTATTAAATCACTTGTTCAAATATACGCCGCTGCAATCGAGCTTCGGGGTGAACAATGTGGCGCTCGTAAAAGGACGGCCGGTAACACTAAATCTGAAAGATCTGATCAAACATTATGTTGATCACCGGATAGTTGTTATCACACGTCGTACCGAATATGAACTGAGAGAAGCTGAAAAAAGAGCGCACATCTTACAGGGTTTGCTGATCGCGCTCGATAATCTGGACGCGGTAATCACCTTGATCCGTAATGCACGTGATCCGGAAATAGCGAAAACAGGTCTGATGGAATCGTTTGAGCTGAGCGAAATTCAGGCCAAAGCAATTCTTGAACTTCGTTTACAACGGTTGACGGGTCTTGAAAGAGACAAAATCGTAAAGGAATACGAAGAGATCATGGTCTTGATCACCGACTTGAAAGATATTCTTGCAAACGAATCACGCAAGTTTGACATTATCAGGACGGAATTGGGGGAGATCAAAGACCGCTACGGAGACGAGCGTCGTACGAAGATCGAGTTTTCCGCGGAAGAGTTCAGCGATGAAGATATGATCCCGGATGACGAAATGCTTATCACCATTTCTAATGAAGGCTATATCAAAAGAACGCCGCTGGCAGAATATCGCACGCAGACAAGGGGAGGAGTTGGTTCCCGCGGAGTAAAAACCAAGGATACCGACTTTACCGAGCACCTTTTCTCAGCGACCATGCTGAATTACCTGTTGATTTTCACAGAATACGGTAAGTTATTCTGGATGAAGGTTTACGAGGTTCCCGAAGGAAGCAAGCAGTCCAAAGGCCGTCCGATCCAAAACCTGATCAGTCTGGAGAATGGAGATTCGATTCGTTCAGTGATCAACGTTCGTACATTGGCGGATGCGGATTATATCAACAACAATTACCTCATTATGTGTACCCAGCAGGGCACCATCAAGAAAACTTTGCTGGAAGCATACTCCCGTCCAAGAACAAACGGAATTATTGCGATCTCTATTAATGAAGGCGACAGGTTGTTGAATGTTGCGCTTACCAATGGAGACAACGACATCGTTATTGCGTCAAGCGCAGGGCGTGCTGTTCGCTTTAACGAAAAAGGAGTTCGTCCGATGGGAAGAACTGCTGCTGGTGTTCGTGGTATCAATCTGAATGATGCGGATAATAAAGTAATCGGAATGGTTTGTATCAACCGTGAAGATGCCCAGTTGCTTGTCGTTTCAGAAAACGGTTTTGGAAAGCGTTCTGCAATAGATAGTTACCGCATTACCAAGCGTGGCGGAAAAGGAGTTTCAACCATGAACGCTACGGACAAAGTGGGTAAATTGGTTGCAATCCGCGAAGTGACGGAGCAGGACGATCTGATGATCATTACCAGAAATGGAATTGCGATCCGGATGAGCGTGCTGGATATCCGTTTAGCTGGCCGTAACACGCAAGGTGTTAAGCTGATACGTCTGAACAATTCTGATGAGATCACTTCGGTGACGCGGATTTTGAAAGATCCGGACGAAAAAGCGGAGGAGCTGGATGAGAACGGCAACATAATCCCATCTGCTGTGGTAGAAGGAACCTCGGATATGATCATTGTTTCGGCGGATGAACAGGCAGAAGAGCTGGACGACGAAGACGATGTGATTGAAGATGACGACGAAGAGGATGATGAAAATGATCCTTCTGACGAGCCAGAGGCATGA
- a CDS encoding DKNYY domain-containing protein: MTFTHHFKRIFLLMGLLGFLSNLFSCSDGKSKFKPGILTPSGYYVKNGKAYWYGGFSNAELIELTSANAATFAPLSEKYPNVEFASSYASDGKNVYFNGRRINDADGQTFEVLGFGWGKDARNVYSWYSVVSDDAEHYVDAKGGLQKDSKHVYSGDRIVSDDPESLKYIGTVGGRSYHSDSRGIMAGEIRIDSADVATFKPLEHGYSVDQSQVFLIEATKLEIVKDADAKTFQVMSEFYTKDALNVFWRGEKLPGVNAGAFKIISEEHHCSCDDERVYHHYKIIPNADPAKFPVGKRLKYCNDSEIVFE; the protein is encoded by the coding sequence ATGACTTTTACTCATCATTTCAAAAGAATCTTTCTGCTTATGGGCTTACTTGGATTTTTGTCGAATCTCTTTTCCTGCTCAGATGGTAAATCCAAATTCAAACCCGGGATACTGACTCCCAGTGGTTACTACGTCAAAAATGGTAAAGCTTATTGGTATGGAGGGTTCAGCAATGCCGAGCTGATTGAACTGACAAGCGCTAATGCAGCAACTTTCGCTCCGCTAAGTGAAAAATATCCAAATGTCGAATTCGCTTCGTCTTATGCAAGTGACGGAAAAAATGTTTATTTCAATGGTCGGCGTATCAACGATGCAGATGGGCAAACCTTTGAAGTGCTTGGCTTCGGTTGGGGAAAAGATGCTCGTAATGTTTATTCGTGGTATTCGGTTGTTTCGGACGACGCCGAACATTATGTTGATGCAAAAGGCGGATTGCAAAAAGACAGTAAGCATGTTTACAGCGGCGACCGGATCGTTTCCGATGATCCGGAAAGTTTAAAGTATATCGGCACGGTTGGCGGTCGTTCCTATCATAGTGATTCCAGGGGCATCATGGCTGGCGAGATCCGGATTGATTCTGCTGACGTTGCAACATTCAAACCACTCGAACATGGCTATTCCGTTGACCAGTCACAAGTCTTTCTGATTGAAGCAACGAAGCTGGAAATTGTGAAAGACGCCGATGCGAAGACGTTTCAGGTAATGTCAGAGTTTTACACTAAGGATGCCTTGAACGTATTCTGGCGTGGTGAAAAATTGCCGGGTGTAAATGCCGGAGCTTTTAAAATAATCAGCGAAGAACATCATTGCAGCTGTGACGACGAGCGGGTTTATCATCACTACAAAATCATTCCCAACGCAGATCCGGCTAAATTTCCCGTTGGCAAGCGACTTAAATATTGTAATGACAGCGAGATTGTATTTGAGTAA
- a CDS encoding D-TA family PLP-dependent enzyme, with protein MWFQLKNPERVISPSLLFYKDRIENNIHGMVSIAGDADRLIPHVKTHKCSEIVELQLAQGISKFKCATIAEAEMLADAGAKWILLAYQMVGPNIDRLLALRNKFPDATFSSLIDNEKSADDLNELGIANNVIFNVFIDVNNGMNRSGHITDVSLLSLYRYITGLSNIAFAGVHVYDGHLREPEFSDRKLAVDEAFDKVLPLFDLIKNHTGNSPMIIAGGSPSFTVHALRPEVFLSPGTNVLWDWGYGDRFDGQPFQHAALVLTRVVSKPTAGIVTIDLGHKAIAPESPIENRFKLLNLPSYTLIGQSEEHGVLQVTQDVWDATQIGDVLYALPFHVCPTVALHEFASVIEDGEVTDEWKIVARKRRITI; from the coding sequence ATGTGGTTTCAGCTAAAAAATCCCGAGCGCGTCATCTCTCCTTCCCTACTCTTTTACAAGGATCGCATAGAGAATAATATCCACGGAATGGTCAGCATTGCGGGTGATGCCGACAGACTGATTCCGCATGTGAAGACGCATAAGTGCAGCGAAATTGTAGAATTACAACTAGCGCAAGGCATCAGTAAATTCAAGTGTGCTACGATTGCAGAAGCAGAAATGTTGGCTGATGCCGGTGCAAAATGGATCTTGCTGGCTTACCAAATGGTCGGCCCTAACATTGACCGGCTTCTTGCGCTGCGCAACAAATTCCCGGACGCCACATTCTCCTCGCTGATCGACAACGAGAAATCCGCCGACGATCTGAACGAGCTGGGTATTGCCAATAATGTCATTTTCAATGTATTTATCGACGTAAACAATGGCATGAACCGCTCCGGGCATATCACGGATGTTTCGTTGCTATCCCTGTATCGTTACATTACAGGACTTTCCAACATAGCGTTTGCGGGTGTGCATGTCTATGACGGACATTTGCGCGAACCCGAATTCTCAGATAGGAAACTCGCTGTGGATGAAGCATTTGACAAAGTACTACCGCTTTTTGATCTGATCAAAAATCATACTGGAAACAGTCCGATGATTATAGCGGGCGGCTCGCCGTCGTTCACCGTTCACGCCCTGCGGCCTGAAGTGTTTCTAAGCCCCGGCACAAATGTGCTTTGGGATTGGGGCTATGGCGACCGTTTTGACGGTCAGCCTTTCCAACATGCAGCGTTAGTTCTCACGCGTGTCGTTTCCAAACCAACAGCCGGCATTGTTACGATCGATCTGGGGCATAAGGCTATTGCGCCCGAAAGTCCGATTGAAAATCGTTTCAAACTACTGAATCTGCCTAGCTATACATTGATTGGTCAAAGCGAGGAACACGGCGTTTTGCAGGTTACGCAGGACGTTTGGGACGCTACGCAGATTGGTGATGTGCTTTATGCGCTGCCTTTTCATGTTTGCCCCACTGTTGCGTTGCACGAATTTGCCTCTGTTATTGAAGACGGCGAAGTAACTGACGAGTGGAAAATCGTAGCCCGCAAACGACGCATTACAATTTAA
- a CDS encoding Crp/Fnr family transcriptional regulator has product MQDELRLLQKLIESVRPLNMDDRNVFSCIWKPYSAGRKEVITAAGETEHYLYFVTKGIQRVYYLDDQNREATLAFMYPPSFGGVVDSLLLGQVSRYYYETLTPSEFLRAPVQELQTLMAERPGIADMVRLGVTQTLSGILERLVEVQCFSSEDKFRNLLRRSPHILQLVPHKYLANYLGIDATNFSKLVNKIKI; this is encoded by the coding sequence ATGCAAGACGAGCTGCGGCTGCTGCAAAAACTAATCGAGTCGGTCAGGCCGCTGAATATGGACGACCGGAATGTTTTTTCGTGCATTTGGAAGCCGTATTCGGCTGGCCGGAAGGAAGTAATAACAGCGGCGGGAGAAACCGAGCATTATTTGTATTTTGTTACAAAAGGCATTCAGCGCGTTTATTATCTCGACGATCAGAACCGGGAGGCGACGCTGGCGTTTATGTATCCGCCCTCATTTGGCGGCGTCGTGGATTCTCTGCTTTTGGGGCAGGTTTCCCGATATTATTATGAAACGCTTACTCCTTCTGAATTTTTACGGGCGCCCGTTCAGGAACTGCAGACATTGATGGCCGAACGTCCCGGAATTGCGGATATGGTCCGGCTCGGTGTTACCCAGACACTTTCCGGCATTCTCGAAAGGCTGGTGGAAGTGCAATGCTTCTCCTCCGAAGATAAGTTCCGCAATCTGCTCCGACGCAGTCCGCATATATTGCAGCTTGTTCCACACAAGTATCTCGCTAATTATCTTGGCATTGACGCGACCAATTTCAGCAAACTGGTTAATAAGATCAAAATTTGA
- a CDS encoding RidA family protein, which translates to MNTPESNFAALGLNLPPAPKPLGVYKPLLIVDKRWVYVSGHGTVQDDGTLIKGRIGKDMDADAGKLAARQVGLTILSTLKANLGSLNRIKRVIKVLGMVNCTPDFEKHPFIINGCSELFAKIWGEENGIGVRSAVGMGSLPDNIPVEIEVMFELEEK; encoded by the coding sequence ATGAACACCCCCGAATCAAACTTCGCTGCTCTTGGTCTTAATCTTCCTCCCGCTCCAAAACCGCTTGGCGTTTACAAGCCGCTTTTGATCGTTGATAAACGCTGGGTTTATGTGTCGGGACACGGCACGGTGCAGGACGATGGAACGCTTATAAAAGGACGCATCGGAAAAGATATGGATGCGGATGCAGGCAAACTGGCAGCACGCCAAGTTGGATTAACGATCCTGTCTACATTGAAAGCAAACCTGGGAAGCCTCAACCGCATTAAGCGCGTCATAAAAGTGTTAGGCATGGTCAATTGCACGCCTGATTTTGAAAAACACCCCTTCATTATCAACGGGTGCAGCGAGCTTTTCGCCAAAATCTGGGGTGAGGAAAACGGAATCGGTGTAAGGAGCGCCGTAGGAATGGGAAGCCTGCCTGATAACATTCCTGTTGAAATTGAGGTAATGTTTGAGCTGGAAGAGAAGTAA
- a CDS encoding DinB family protein, protein MKPVNKAALLKTLEDRVEEHISETIALFQNRSNADLNNPSATGGWSIAQCLDHLNSYGDFYLPHIGKSLSGSDDVNVSEFTSSWFGAYFTKMMDPEPGKRKYKAMKGHIPASDLDAAKVVGEFLRQQELLMSYLRAARKKDLNKIKIPISISKLIRLRLGDVFQFLIAHNERHMQQAKRNLVSEKTS, encoded by the coding sequence ATGAAACCTGTAAACAAAGCAGCATTGCTCAAAACATTAGAAGATAGGGTAGAGGAGCACATTTCGGAGACGATCGCCCTATTCCAAAACCGCAGCAATGCCGATCTCAACAACCCATCCGCCACAGGTGGGTGGAGCATAGCGCAATGTCTCGACCACTTGAATAGTTACGGCGACTTTTATTTACCTCATATCGGGAAATCTTTGTCGGGATCAGACGACGTGAACGTTTCCGAGTTTACCAGCTCCTGGTTCGGCGCGTATTTTACAAAAATGATGGATCCGGAACCGGGTAAAAGGAAATACAAGGCAATGAAAGGGCACATTCCGGCATCGGACCTGGATGCCGCGAAAGTGGTTGGTGAATTCCTCCGTCAGCAGGAGCTCTTAATGAGTTATTTGAGGGCGGCGCGTAAAAAGGATCTTAACAAAATCAAAATCCCGATATCCATCTCCAAGCTGATCAGATTACGGCTTGGAGATGTTTTTCAGTTCCTAATCGCACATAACGAACGACATATGCAGCAGGCTAAACGGAATCTGGTTAGCGAAAAAACAAGCTAG
- a CDS encoding dipeptidase, translating to MLLFDAHLDLSMNAVEWNRDLTQDLNAIRQREANLTDKPDRGKGVVSFPEMRKGNIGICVATQIARFVKPDSKIPGWHSQAQAWAQTQAQIAWYKVMEEAGEMVQIVNLPGLHSHLELWKNAVSTENLPIGYILSLEGADSFISLKNLEIAYQYGLRAIGPAHYGPGVYAYGTDSDQQLSQQGKDLLREMEKLNMILDATHLCDTAFWEALDIFKGPVWASHNLVRKITPHNRQFSDEMIKELLERKAVIGMAFDAWMMVPGWVRGKSTPESMGLKIEHIAEHIDHICQLAGNALHVGIGSDLDGAYGKEQSPMDLESIADLQSITGILSARGYSETDIEQIMWRNWVDFLDRSWK from the coding sequence ATGTTACTTTTTGATGCCCATCTCGACCTTTCCATGAATGCCGTGGAATGGAACCGGGACCTTACCCAGGATTTGAATGCCATCAGACAGCGCGAAGCCAATCTAACCGACAAGCCAGATCGCGGCAAAGGCGTAGTGAGTTTTCCGGAAATGCGCAAGGGCAACATTGGCATATGCGTGGCTACACAGATCGCCCGTTTCGTGAAACCCGACAGCAAAATTCCGGGTTGGCATTCCCAGGCACAGGCATGGGCGCAAACCCAGGCACAAATTGCCTGGTATAAGGTCATGGAAGAAGCCGGGGAAATGGTGCAGATTGTGAACCTTCCTGGTTTACACTCACATTTGGAACTTTGGAAAAATGCCGTATCCACGGAAAACCTTCCTATCGGATACATTCTAAGCCTGGAAGGAGCGGATTCTTTTATTAGTCTGAAAAACCTTGAAATTGCCTACCAGTACGGCTTGCGTGCAATTGGCCCGGCACATTACGGGCCCGGCGTTTATGCTTACGGCACAGACTCCGACCAGCAATTATCTCAGCAAGGCAAAGATTTGTTGCGGGAGATGGAGAAACTGAATATGATCCTGGACGCGACGCACTTGTGCGACACGGCGTTCTGGGAAGCGCTGGACATTTTCAAAGGACCTGTTTGGGCTAGTCACAACCTGGTTAGGAAAATCACACCGCATAACCGGCAGTTTTCAGATGAAATGATCAAGGAACTGCTGGAAAGGAAGGCGGTAATAGGCATGGCATTCGATGCCTGGATGATGGTTCCCGGCTGGGTTCGCGGTAAGTCGACGCCAGAAAGCATGGGGCTGAAAATCGAACACATTGCCGAACATATAGATCATATCTGCCAGTTGGCGGGAAATGCACTGCACGTTGGCATCGGCTCCGATCTTGATGGTGCTTACGGCAAAGAACAGTCGCCTATGGACCTCGAATCCATTGCAGACCTGCAATCCATCACCGGAATCTTGTCCGCTCGTGGTTATTCGGAAACCGATATCGAACAAATTATGTGGCGTAACTGGGTTGATTTTCTGGACCGTAGCTGGAAATAG